In the genome of Cryptomeria japonica chromosome 8, Sugi_1.0, whole genome shotgun sequence, one region contains:
- the LOC131046343 gene encoding uncharacterized protein LOC131046343: MAVHKKAAALLLVLACMLSCSARLLQPSILSPIAKSPNEEGRVHIAVQPDDVVEIKGPHKRIDREIDDVMKTSTKMKFSNRLNVVHSGRSRIQNPISTDSISGKDEESGSFKRNYVSKQPEVKFDDVGSFTDPVFGGMLPKGPVPPSGPCCHGQ, translated from the exons ATGGCAGTCCACAAGAAAGCTGCAGCGCTTCTTCTTGTTCTTGCATGCATGTTAAGTTGTTCTGCTCGTCTGTTACAACCCTCCATTCTCTCTCCAATTGCAAAGAGTCCCAATGAAGAAGGGAGAGTACACATAGCGGTTCAGCCagatgatgttgtcgagattaaggGTCCCCATAAG AGGATAGATAGGGAGATAGATGATGTTATGAAGACCTCCACAAAGATGAAATTCAGTAACAGGTTAAATGTTGTTCACTCTGGGCGTTCCCGTATTCAGAACCCTATTTCTACTGATAGTATTTCAGGTAAAGATGAGGAAAGTGGAAGTTTCAAGAGGAATTATGTTTCTAAGCAGCCAGAAGTGAAGTTCGATGATGTGGGGAGTTTCACCGACCCAGTATTCGGCGGCATGTTGCCCAAGGGACCTGTCCCTCCCTCTGGGCCATGCTGCCACGGTCAGTAA